In Devosia litorisediminis, one genomic interval encodes:
- a CDS encoding NAD-dependent epimerase/dehydratase family protein, translating into MQVFVTGTAGFIGYHLARRLLEDGHVVTGFDGVTDYYDVSLKRSRLAALQQYPQFSAIEGRLEDAGLLSETLERAQAEIVVHLAAQAGVRYSIEQPQSYISANLVGTANLLEAVRAHKPRHLLMASTSSVYGGNTKLPFSERDAADAPISLYAATKKSNEVMAHSYAHLFDIPTTMLRFFTVYGPWGRPDMALFKFVSAILAGQPIEIFGEGKMRRDFTFVDDLIEAMIRIMPLRPELGQPLQGDSLSAVAPYRVVNLAGGHPELLMDFVAAIETALGHKAAYTIKPMQAGDPRETAADTALLRELVGDLPRTPIKAGVASFVAWYRQYYRV; encoded by the coding sequence TTGCAGGTCTTTGTCACGGGAACCGCTGGGTTTATCGGGTATCATCTGGCCAGGCGGTTGCTCGAAGATGGTCATGTGGTCACCGGCTTTGACGGTGTCACCGACTATTACGATGTGTCTTTAAAGCGGTCGCGACTGGCGGCTTTGCAGCAATATCCGCAATTCAGCGCAATCGAGGGCCGACTGGAAGACGCTGGTCTACTCAGCGAAACGCTGGAGCGGGCTCAAGCCGAAATCGTGGTTCATCTGGCTGCCCAGGCCGGCGTTCGCTACAGCATTGAGCAACCTCAGAGCTATATCAGCGCCAATCTGGTGGGGACGGCGAACCTGCTGGAAGCCGTTCGCGCCCACAAACCGCGCCACCTGCTGATGGCGTCGACCAGTTCGGTCTATGGCGGTAATACCAAGCTGCCATTTAGTGAACGGGACGCAGCAGACGCGCCTATCTCGCTCTATGCCGCGACCAAGAAGAGCAATGAGGTAATGGCCCATTCCTATGCCCATTTGTTCGATATCCCCACCACCATGCTGCGGTTCTTTACGGTCTATGGTCCGTGGGGCAGGCCCGACATGGCGTTGTTCAAATTTGTGTCCGCAATTTTGGCAGGGCAGCCCATCGAGATATTTGGCGAGGGGAAGATGCGACGTGATTTTACATTCGTCGACGATCTGATCGAGGCCATGATCCGGATCATGCCGTTAAGGCCGGAGCTGGGGCAACCGCTGCAGGGGGATTCGTTGTCGGCCGTTGCGCCCTACCGGGTTGTCAATCTGGCCGGTGGGCACCCGGAGTTGCTGATGGATTTTGTTGCTGCCATCGAGACGGCGTTGGGCCACAAGGCTGCGTACACGATCAAGCCCATGCAGGCCGGAGATCCGCGCGAAACAGCAGCCGATACCGCGTTGCTGCGGGAATTGGTGGGTGACCTGCCGCGGACGCCGATCAAGGCTGGGGTGGCCAGTTTTGTGGCATGGTACCGGCAGTATTATCGCGTGTGA
- a CDS encoding UDP-glucose dehydrogenase family protein encodes MKVAIVGSGYVGLVTGVCLADFGHEVVCVDNDQTKVDRLSRGEISIHEPGLGELIKSNLAAGRLSFTSALSEAVPTAEMVFISVGTPSRRGDGHADLSYVYAAAEAVAGHLSGFTVVVTKSTVPVGTGDEVARIVDSANPDADVEVVSNPEFLREGSAIDDFKRPDRIVIGIANERARTPMAELYRPLYLNQAPLMFTDRRTAELTKYAANAFLAMKITFINEMADLCEAAGGDVQQVARGMGLDNRIGPKFLHAGPGFGGSCFPKDTLALVKIAQDFGSPMRLVETTISINDQRKAAMSRKIVAACGGEVRRKTIGVLGLTFKPNTDDMREAPSIDIIGDLLDKGARVVAYDPQGMRAAAELMDNVEYAASAYAVAENADALVIVTEWNEFRSLDLARLRRAMASPVLVDLRNVYSYEEVAKHGFTYFSVGRPDGQDADPTVETAAE; translated from the coding sequence ATGAAAGTCGCAATTGTCGGTTCTGGCTATGTTGGGCTTGTCACAGGCGTATGTCTGGCTGACTTCGGTCATGAGGTCGTCTGCGTTGATAATGACCAGACAAAGGTCGATAGGCTGTCGCGCGGCGAGATCTCCATTCACGAGCCCGGGCTGGGCGAACTGATCAAATCCAATCTGGCAGCAGGACGCCTGTCGTTCACCTCGGCGCTGAGCGAGGCGGTGCCCACTGCCGAGATGGTGTTTATTTCAGTGGGGACGCCCTCGCGGCGTGGTGACGGCCATGCGGATCTGAGCTATGTTTACGCTGCTGCAGAGGCTGTGGCGGGCCATCTGTCCGGCTTCACGGTGGTTGTTACCAAGTCCACAGTGCCAGTAGGAACCGGTGACGAAGTCGCGCGCATTGTGGATAGCGCCAATCCAGATGCGGATGTGGAGGTTGTGTCCAACCCCGAATTCCTGCGCGAGGGCTCTGCCATTGACGACTTCAAACGCCCAGACCGCATAGTCATTGGCATCGCGAACGAGCGCGCCAGGACGCCGATGGCGGAACTGTATCGTCCGCTCTATCTCAATCAGGCGCCGCTGATGTTCACAGATCGTCGCACTGCCGAGCTGACCAAATATGCTGCCAATGCATTTCTCGCAATGAAGATCACCTTCATCAACGAGATGGCTGATCTTTGCGAAGCGGCAGGTGGCGATGTTCAGCAGGTCGCCCGGGGGATGGGGCTGGACAATCGGATCGGTCCGAAATTTCTACACGCAGGACCCGGCTTTGGCGGGTCGTGCTTTCCGAAAGACACATTGGCGTTGGTCAAGATCGCTCAGGATTTTGGCAGTCCAATGCGGCTGGTCGAGACCACGATCTCGATAAACGATCAGCGCAAAGCTGCGATGTCGCGCAAGATCGTTGCTGCTTGCGGTGGTGAGGTGCGGCGCAAAACCATAGGTGTGCTGGGTCTTACCTTCAAACCCAATACCGACGACATGCGCGAGGCCCCCTCAATCGACATCATCGGTGATCTCCTCGACAAGGGCGCGCGGGTTGTTGCCTACGACCCGCAAGGCATGCGGGCTGCGGCCGAACTGATGGACAATGTTGAATATGCGGCGAGCGCCTATGCGGTTGCTGAGAATGCCGACGCGCTGGTGATTGTCACCGAATGGAACGAGTTTCGCTCGCTTGATCTGGCGCGGTTGCGGCGGGCAATGGCGTCGCCAGTGCTGGTAGACCTCCGCAATGTCTACAGCTACGAAGAGGTGGCCAAGCATGGCTTCACCTATTTCAGTGTGGGCCGACCCGATGGGCAGGACGCTGATCCGACCGTGGAGACGGCCGCCGAATAA
- a CDS encoding iron-sulfur cluster assembly scaffold protein: MELSALYSQKILDLAGNAQQPPRLAAPHASARKVSRVCGSVIEVDLNIEDGVIVSYGHDVSACALGQTSAAVVAREIVGTPVDQFRALRDQMHAMLKDNGAPPAGKWSDLGYLEPVREYRARHMSTLLVFDAVVAAIEKAQSAESVEMVR; the protein is encoded by the coding sequence ATGGAACTCAGCGCTCTCTATTCTCAGAAGATCCTCGATCTTGCGGGAAATGCCCAACAGCCGCCGCGGCTGGCGGCGCCGCATGCCAGTGCGCGCAAGGTGAGCCGCGTCTGCGGCTCAGTGATTGAGGTTGATCTCAACATCGAAGACGGTGTGATCGTCTCCTATGGTCACGATGTCTCCGCCTGTGCGCTCGGCCAGACTTCTGCAGCAGTGGTGGCGCGAGAGATTGTCGGTACTCCGGTGGACCAATTCCGGGCGTTGCGCGATCAGATGCATGCCATGCTCAAGGACAATGGCGCGCCGCCAGCCGGCAAATGGAGCGATCTGGGCTATCTTGAGCCGGTGCGGGAGTATCGCGCACGACACATGTCGACCCTGCTGGTGTTTGATGCGGTAGTTGCGGCAATCGAAAAAGCTCAATCCGCAGAATCGGTTGAGATGGTTCGCTGA
- the arfB gene encoding alternative ribosome rescue aminoacyl-tRNA hydrolase ArfB: MADPIVITRSVSIDPGEIEETFVRSAGPGGQNVNKVSSAVQLRFDLKNSPSIPEAMKRRAATLAGKRLTKSGVIVITANSHRDQPMNRADAQEKLVALLVEASHVPKYRVATRPTLASKRRRLEGKSIRSGIKRLRGTPSDGH; encoded by the coding sequence ATGGCTGATCCCATCGTCATTACCCGCTCCGTCTCCATCGATCCCGGTGAGATCGAAGAGACATTCGTCCGCTCCGCCGGACCGGGCGGGCAGAACGTCAATAAGGTGTCGAGCGCTGTCCAACTGCGCTTTGATCTCAAGAACTCGCCATCAATTCCCGAAGCGATGAAGCGCCGCGCAGCGACGCTGGCTGGCAAGCGGCTGACCAAGTCGGGTGTCATTGTGATTACCGCCAATTCGCACCGCGACCAGCCGATGAACCGCGCCGATGCGCAGGAAAAGCTGGTCGCCTTGCTGGTTGAAGCATCGCATGTGCCCAAATACCGGGTGGCAACGCGCCCGACCCTGGCGTCAAAACGTCGACGCCTTGAAGGCAAGTCCATCCGCTCCGGCATCAAGCGGTTGCGCGGCACGCCCTCGGACGGTCACTAG
- a CDS encoding nitroreductase family protein, translating to MPANPALRDYLLTRRSVGMAFLQAPGPDAAELEQMLTIATRVPDHGKIAPWRLVVIEGENRAKAGAALAEIAARNKPELDEAGLEIERQQFLPAPLTIGVISSPKAHPKVPEFEQLLSAGNVAFNLVHAAYALGFAASWITRWYAFDAEAARMLGARDGERFVGFIHIGTPSTVIEDRPRPALDDIVSQWHPQDA from the coding sequence ATGCCTGCCAATCCCGCCCTGCGCGACTATCTGCTGACCCGCCGTTCAGTCGGCATGGCCTTTTTGCAGGCGCCCGGTCCCGATGCGGCCGAGCTTGAGCAGATGCTGACCATTGCCACGCGGGTGCCCGATCACGGCAAGATCGCGCCCTGGCGGCTGGTGGTGATTGAGGGTGAAAACCGGGCCAAGGCCGGCGCTGCGCTGGCCGAGATTGCCGCACGCAACAAGCCGGAGCTGGACGAGGCAGGGCTTGAGATTGAGCGCCAGCAATTTCTGCCAGCACCGCTGACAATCGGGGTGATTTCCTCGCCCAAGGCGCATCCCAAGGTGCCCGAGTTCGAGCAATTGCTGTCGGCGGGCAATGTGGCGTTCAATCTGGTTCACGCCGCCTATGCCCTGGGTTTTGCGGCGTCATGGATTACGCGCTGGTATGCCTTTGATGCCGAAGCGGCACGCATGCTGGGCGCGCGGGATGGTGAGCGGTTTGTGGGGTTCATTCACATCGGCACGCCCAGCACGGTGATCGAGGACCGGCCACGCCCTGCGCTCGATGACATTGTTAGCCAGTGGCACCCGCAAGACGCCTAG
- a CDS encoding uridine kinase family protein has translation MSISNLNALVADIAAAQVPPPMTTRIIGIDGCGGAGKSTLAERLATPLDARIIHTDDFASWDNPLNWHDRLLAQVLIPLSRNIAGRYQRYDWHTRRLAEWYDLPVGGTVIVEGVSATRAVFRPMLSYTIFVETPQPTRLARGLERDGAQALELWRAWQKAEDDYLATERPADFANIVLDGTRTLP, from the coding sequence ATGAGCATTTCGAACCTGAACGCGCTTGTAGCCGACATTGCTGCGGCTCAAGTGCCGCCGCCAATGACAACCCGGATTATCGGAATTGATGGCTGTGGCGGTGCCGGCAAGTCCACACTGGCCGAGCGATTGGCCACCCCGCTTGATGCCCGGATCATTCATACGGACGATTTTGCCAGCTGGGATAATCCGCTGAACTGGCATGATAGGCTGCTCGCGCAGGTGCTCATACCGTTATCGCGCAACATAGCGGGGCGTTATCAGCGCTATGACTGGCACACGCGCCGTCTGGCCGAATGGTACGATCTGCCGGTCGGGGGCACTGTGATTGTTGAAGGGGTGAGCGCGACGCGCGCCGTTTTCCGCCCCATGCTGAGCTACACGATATTTGTTGAGACACCGCAGCCGACGCGGCTGGCGCGTGGACTGGAGCGGGACGGAGCGCAGGCGCTTGAGCTGTGGCGGGCGTGGCAGAAGGCCGAGGATGACTACCTGGCCACCGAACGCCCGGCCGATTTTGCCAATATTGTGCTGGACGGTACGCGAACCCTGCCATGA
- a CDS encoding transglycosylase SLT domain-containing protein, translating into MGVQPISVPQSLAYVLTAAGDRNGVDFDYLLQTAMRESSLNPQAKAQTSSAVGLFQFLESTWLQVLKEDGPRLGYGDIAQNIERSGGGDYVVRDPAMKAKILKMREDPQMAADLAAAFTKSNGDYLHSRFGRMPSAGELYIAHFLGAQGAERMFTAGLKDPDQIAANLFPKQASANRSIFYSNGQPRTIRDVYRVLVSKHEAGDTNASFAAQQMVGGSPAEPTPVVPSRFSPANMSFTGLFKNEPDSPASTVTDAGDGGAFFTQLYAR; encoded by the coding sequence ATGGGCGTACAGCCGATATCAGTCCCGCAAAGTCTGGCCTATGTTCTGACCGCCGCCGGCGACCGGAACGGGGTTGATTTCGACTATCTGCTGCAAACGGCCATGCGCGAGAGCAGTCTTAATCCGCAGGCCAAGGCACAGACATCGTCAGCCGTGGGGTTGTTCCAGTTTCTCGAAAGCACCTGGCTGCAGGTGCTCAAGGAGGACGGGCCGCGGCTGGGTTATGGCGACATCGCCCAGAATATCGAACGTAGTGGGGGCGGGGATTACGTTGTCCGCGACCCGGCGATGAAGGCCAAGATTCTCAAGATGCGCGAGGATCCGCAAATGGCAGCCGATCTGGCTGCAGCCTTCACCAAGAGCAATGGCGATTACCTGCATTCGCGGTTTGGGCGCATGCCCAGCGCGGGTGAGCTCTATATCGCGCACTTTCTGGGTGCGCAGGGGGCAGAGCGCATGTTTACGGCGGGGTTGAAGGATCCTGACCAGATTGCGGCCAATCTGTTTCCGAAACAGGCCTCGGCCAATCGCTCGATCTTTTATTCCAATGGCCAGCCCCGCACGATCCGGGATGTCTATCGGGTGCTGGTATCCAAGCATGAAGCCGGCGATACCAATGCCAGCTTTGCGGCCCAGCAGATGGTGGGCGGCAGCCCTGCCGAGCCGACGCCGGTAGTGCCTTCGCGGTTTTCGCCGGCCAATATGTCGTTTACCGGCCTGTTCAAGAACGAGCCCGACTCGCCTGCGTCAACGGTGACCGATGCAGGCGATGGTGGGGCGTTCTTCACCCAGCTTTACGCCCGATAG
- the folE gene encoding GTP cyclohydrolase I FolE — MDAHTKPVGAVLASTTEIRRPSREEAEAAVRTLLAWAGDDPGREGLLETPGRVTRAYGEFFAGYDQDAGTVLSKTFKDVGGYDDIVLVRDIPFNSHCEHHMVPFVGKAHIAYLPHDGVVGLSKLARLVEVYARRLQTQENLTAQIVDAINEHLNPRGAAVMLEAEHMCMSMRGVRAHGASTITHRFTGVFAEDRVEQDRFLAMIGKR; from the coding sequence ATGGATGCCCACACCAAGCCAGTCGGCGCCGTTCTCGCTAGCACCACAGAAATTCGCCGCCCCAGCCGTGAAGAAGCAGAAGCCGCTGTGCGCACGCTGCTCGCCTGGGCCGGCGACGATCCCGGTCGTGAAGGTTTGCTGGAGACCCCCGGTCGCGTGACGCGTGCCTATGGCGAATTTTTTGCCGGCTATGATCAGGATGCGGGCACCGTGCTGTCCAAGACCTTCAAGGATGTCGGCGGCTATGACGACATCGTGCTGGTGCGCGACATTCCGTTCAATTCCCACTGTGAACACCACATGGTGCCGTTCGTGGGCAAAGCCCATATCGCCTACCTGCCCCATGATGGCGTGGTCGGCCTCTCCAAGTTGGCACGGCTGGTCGAGGTCTATGCGCGCCGCCTCCAGACTCAAGAAAATCTTACGGCCCAGATCGTCGACGCCATCAATGAGCACCTTAATCCCCGCGGTGCCGCCGTTATGCTTGAGGCAGAGCATATGTGCATGTCCATGCGCGGGGTTCGGGCACACGGCGCATCCACCATCACCCATCGCTTCACCGGCGTGTTCGCCGAAGACCGGGTCGAACAGGACCGTTTCCTGGCCATGATCGGCAAGCGCTAA
- the thrS gene encoding threonine--tRNA ligase: MTIKVTFPDGATRDYPRGTTGTTIVEGVSKSLAKKTVAMRWNGTLSDLSDALEADGKIEFVTRDSGSKDVLELIRHDAAHVLAEAVQELWPDTQVTIGPVIENGFYYDFKRDEPFSEEDFPAIEKKMAEIIARGAAFTKEVWTRDQAKDFFSARGENFKVELVDAIPADQSLKMYKQGQWIDLCRGPHMRSVKDVGVAFKLTKVAGAYWRGDSNNPVLSRIYGTAFATKDELDGYLHMVEEAEKRDHRKIGQEMDLYHFQSEAMGSVFWHPRGFVLFNQMEAYIRRRLDTAGYQEVKTPQLMSSKFWEQSGHWGKYRENMFVVPDEVPGTEDEGPVLSGKGDLMALKPMNCPAHVQIFNQGIKSYRDLPLRMAEFGCCHRNEAHGALHGLMRVRQMTQDDAHIFCREDQIQSETEHFVHLLYSVYGHMGFDNVIIKLATRPEKFGGTIERWDAAEKALGDALRATGYDFEIAEGEGAFYAPKLEFHLKDAIGRSWQVGTLQLDYVLPERLDATYVAEDGSRQYAVMLHRAILGSLERFIGMLIENYAGRMPMWLAPTQVVVATIVSEADDYAEKLVRQLKAAGIRAELDVRNQKINYKVREHSVGKVPLMFVVGKREAEEGTVSVRRLGTEGQKVEPFMDALVALMAEATPPDLKEKAA, translated from the coding sequence ATGACGATCAAGGTGACGTTTCCCGACGGTGCAACTCGCGACTATCCGCGCGGCACCACTGGGACCACCATCGTCGAGGGTGTCTCCAAGAGCCTGGCCAAGAAAACCGTCGCGATGCGGTGGAATGGCACGCTCAGCGATTTGAGCGACGCACTCGAGGCCGACGGCAAGATCGAGTTCGTGACCCGTGACAGCGGCTCCAAGGATGTGCTGGAGCTGATCCGGCACGATGCCGCTCACGTGCTGGCTGAAGCCGTTCAGGAATTGTGGCCCGATACGCAGGTGACGATTGGCCCGGTGATCGAGAACGGTTTCTACTACGACTTCAAGCGTGACGAGCCGTTTTCGGAAGAAGATTTCCCCGCCATCGAAAAGAAGATGGCTGAGATCATTGCGCGCGGCGCTGCCTTTACCAAGGAAGTGTGGACGCGCGATCAGGCCAAGGACTTCTTTTCGGCGCGGGGCGAGAACTTCAAGGTCGAACTGGTCGATGCCATTCCGGCTGACCAGTCGCTGAAAATGTACAAGCAGGGGCAGTGGATCGACCTTTGCCGTGGCCCGCACATGCGTTCGGTCAAGGACGTTGGTGTTGCTTTCAAGCTGACCAAGGTAGCCGGCGCCTATTGGCGTGGCGATAGCAACAACCCGGTATTGAGCCGCATTTACGGTACCGCCTTCGCCACCAAGGATGAGCTGGACGGCTATCTGCACATGGTCGAAGAGGCTGAAAAGCGCGACCACCGCAAGATCGGGCAGGAAATGGATCTCTACCATTTCCAGTCCGAGGCGATGGGCAGCGTCTTCTGGCACCCGAGGGGTTTTGTACTGTTTAACCAGATGGAAGCCTATATCCGGCGTCGTCTGGATACGGCTGGCTATCAGGAAGTGAAGACGCCGCAGCTGATGAGCTCCAAGTTTTGGGAGCAGTCGGGCCATTGGGGCAAGTATCGCGAAAACATGTTCGTGGTGCCCGATGAAGTGCCCGGCACGGAGGATGAAGGTCCCGTGCTTAGCGGCAAGGGCGATCTGATGGCGCTCAAGCCGATGAACTGCCCGGCGCACGTGCAGATCTTCAATCAGGGCATCAAGAGCTATCGCGACCTGCCGCTGCGCATGGCGGAGTTTGGCTGCTGTCACCGCAACGAGGCGCATGGCGCCTTGCACGGCCTGATGCGTGTGCGTCAGATGACCCAGGACGACGCGCACATTTTCTGTCGCGAAGACCAGATTCAGTCTGAGACCGAGCACTTCGTGCACCTGCTCTACTCGGTCTACGGCCATATGGGCTTTGACAATGTGATCATCAAGCTGGCGACGCGCCCCGAGAAGTTCGGTGGCACGATTGAACGCTGGGATGCGGCCGAAAAGGCGCTGGGCGATGCTCTGCGCGCGACGGGTTATGATTTCGAGATCGCAGAAGGCGAGGGCGCGTTCTACGCGCCCAAGCTGGAATTCCACCTCAAGGACGCCATTGGCCGGTCCTGGCAGGTGGGCACGCTGCAGCTCGATTATGTCCTGCCCGAACGGCTCGATGCGACCTATGTCGCCGAGGATGGCTCACGCCAGTATGCCGTGATGCTGCACCGCGCGATCCTGGGCTCGCTTGAGCGCTTTATCGGCATGCTGATTGAGAACTATGCCGGCAGGATGCCGATGTGGCTGGCCCCAACGCAGGTTGTGGTGGCGACCATTGTTTCGGAAGCCGACGATTATGCCGAAAAGCTGGTGCGCCAGCTCAAGGCCGCCGGTATTCGTGCCGAGCTCGACGTGCGCAATCAGAAGATCAACTACAAGGTGCGTGAGCACTCGGTAGGCAAGGTTCCGCTGATGTTTGTCGTGGGCAAGCGCGAGGCTGAGGAGGGGACTGTTTCGGTCCGTCGCCTGGGCACTGAAGGGCAAAAGGTCGAGCCGTTCATGGACGCTTTGGTAGCCCTGATGGCGGAGGCCACCCCGCCGGACCTCAAGGAAAAGGCAGCCTGA
- a CDS encoding phosphomannomutase: MAQNSLKFGTSGLRGLAVELEGQAARRYTSAFLQHLVNIGQSGAGQVYLGRDFRASSPTILTDCAVAIARSGLEPVDCGAIPTPALALHAMAAGCPAIMVTGSHIPADRNGLKFYAPRGEISKADEAGILGALRATDIADAAPVLVDESHEATERYFARCAAIVAAGALTGLRIGVFEHSSVARDLLGRVLRHAGAEVVSLGRSDAFVAVDTEAFSDAVLAPLKDWVRDKKLDLLVSADGDGDRPLMMDARSAFVRGDVLGLLTAQYLGAQTVVTPVTSNSAIERTGYFKKVIRTRVGSPFVVAAMEQAPDGVVGFEANGGTFVGAAISVEGQPLKALPTRDAVLPLLCTTALAVLRGVTVDQLVAELPLQIAMADRLQDVAASKSADFLTRLVEEDGFAAGVFEPHGIASVSVTDGVQFHTASGDMVHFRASGNAPELRCYVEGRTSEIARSLLDWAMGVAAENVR, from the coding sequence GTGGCGCAGAACAGCCTGAAATTTGGAACCAGTGGTCTAAGAGGACTGGCTGTCGAGCTGGAAGGGCAGGCCGCGCGCCGCTATACCAGCGCCTTCCTGCAGCACCTTGTAAACATTGGGCAATCTGGGGCGGGGCAGGTCTATCTCGGACGCGACTTCCGGGCATCCAGTCCGACAATTCTGACCGATTGTGCCGTTGCCATTGCCCGGTCTGGACTCGAGCCTGTCGATTGCGGCGCCATTCCCACACCTGCGCTGGCGCTGCATGCGATGGCGGCGGGGTGCCCGGCGATCATGGTGACGGGTAGCCACATCCCGGCCGACCGAAATGGTCTGAAATTCTACGCTCCACGTGGCGAGATCAGCAAGGCTGATGAGGCGGGCATCTTGGGGGCCCTGCGCGCTACCGACATTGCCGACGCCGCGCCGGTACTTGTCGATGAGAGCCATGAGGCGACGGAACGCTATTTCGCGCGATGTGCAGCTATTGTAGCTGCTGGCGCCCTGACCGGGTTGCGCATCGGGGTATTCGAGCATTCCAGTGTTGCCCGAGACCTGTTGGGCCGCGTTTTGAGGCACGCGGGAGCGGAAGTGGTTAGTCTGGGGCGCAGCGATGCGTTTGTCGCGGTGGACACAGAGGCGTTCAGTGACGCTGTCCTAGCACCGCTGAAAGACTGGGTGCGTGACAAGAAGCTTGATCTGTTGGTTTCGGCGGATGGGGACGGGGACCGTCCCCTGATGATGGATGCTCGGAGTGCCTTCGTGCGCGGTGACGTGCTGGGTTTGCTCACGGCGCAATATCTGGGCGCGCAGACCGTGGTGACACCGGTTACGTCAAATTCAGCCATTGAACGCACCGGCTATTTCAAGAAGGTCATTCGCACCCGTGTCGGATCGCCATTTGTCGTTGCAGCCATGGAGCAGGCGCCAGACGGCGTTGTCGGCTTTGAGGCCAATGGCGGCACGTTTGTTGGTGCTGCCATATCAGTGGAGGGACAGCCCCTGAAGGCATTGCCCACCCGCGATGCAGTGCTGCCGCTTTTGTGCACGACGGCACTGGCGGTGCTGCGCGGTGTTACGGTGGACCAGTTGGTAGCAGAACTGCCGCTGCAGATTGCCATGGCCGACCGGCTACAGGACGTTGCTGCAAGTAAAAGTGCGGACTTCCTGACGCGCCTCGTTGAGGAGGACGGCTTTGCTGCTGGTGTATTCGAACCCCATGGCATTGCCAGCGTGTCCGTTACCGATGGCGTGCAATTCCACACGGCGTCAGGCGATATGGTCCATTTCCGGGCATCGGGAAACGCCCCGGAATTGCGCTGTTATGTAGAAGGGCGGACATCGGAAATCGCCCGGTCCCTGCTTGATTGGGCTATGGGGGTCGCGGCAGAAAACGTGCGCTAA
- the yidD gene encoding membrane protein insertion efficiency factor YidD — MNGFIAAVWCLIDLPFKFAAVLLITIYRYTLSAFVGRTCRHLPSCSEYTGNAIWKFGFWPGGWMGLARFVRCRPGGTDGYDPVPEAMPERACWYRPWTYGRWK; from the coding sequence ATGAATGGATTCATTGCAGCGGTGTGGTGCTTGATTGATCTGCCGTTCAAGTTCGCGGCGGTCCTGCTGATCACCATATATCGCTACACGCTGTCGGCCTTTGTTGGTCGAACCTGTCGGCATTTGCCCAGCTGCTCAGAATACACCGGCAACGCGATCTGGAAATTCGGGTTCTGGCCCGGCGGCTGGATGGGGCTGGCGCGCTTTGTGCGGTGTCGTCCTGGCGGGACGGATGGCTATGATCCGGTGCCAGAGGCGATGCCGGAACGCGCATGTTGGTATCGACCATGGACGTATGGGCGCTGGAAATAA